The following proteins are co-located in the Pseudoalteromonas rubra genome:
- a CDS encoding glycosyltransferase family 2 protein: MNTIQFTVVIPLYNKSECIIRALQSVHAQHYQAAEIIVVDDGSTDDSPQKVIDLGLPNLRLVRQANQGVSVARNKGVKVASSDYVAFLDADDTWSPFFLARMAELIQRFPAAGLFASRYQKVLDNGEYIDAKIALTDWTPEGYEMDNYFEVAANGDLPFTMSSLVVEKGAFHQLGGFPVGEWMGEDQSFYVQAALKSRIAYSPAIESFYFLGAPGSACDKAPPTQLCPFAERLLTAVKNGEVTHIAMAHKYVATHICDLAKRNIRHRLYGHALRLLANPVARAKPLHWSAYLLLSLTKGALSRVSLGLIR, from the coding sequence ATGAACACTATTCAATTCACAGTCGTTATTCCACTGTACAATAAGAGCGAGTGCATTATCCGGGCACTGCAAAGTGTTCATGCACAGCATTATCAGGCTGCGGAAATCATTGTGGTGGACGATGGCTCTACCGATGACAGTCCGCAAAAAGTGATTGATCTGGGTTTGCCCAACCTGCGACTGGTACGTCAGGCCAATCAGGGCGTCTCTGTTGCGCGCAATAAAGGCGTTAAAGTGGCCTCCTCAGATTATGTGGCGTTTCTTGATGCCGACGATACCTGGAGTCCGTTCTTTTTGGCACGTATGGCAGAATTGATCCAACGTTTTCCCGCGGCCGGACTGTTCGCTTCTCGCTATCAGAAAGTGCTCGACAATGGCGAATACATTGACGCCAAAATCGCTCTGACCGACTGGACGCCAGAAGGGTATGAGATGGATAATTATTTTGAGGTAGCGGCCAATGGGGATTTGCCTTTTACCATGTCGAGTCTGGTGGTTGAGAAGGGGGCCTTTCATCAATTAGGCGGCTTCCCGGTAGGGGAATGGATGGGTGAAGATCAGAGCTTTTATGTCCAGGCAGCCTTGAAATCGCGCATTGCGTATTCTCCGGCTATTGAGAGTTTTTATTTTCTCGGAGCGCCAGGCAGTGCCTGCGATAAAGCACCACCGACGCAGCTGTGCCCTTTTGCAGAGCGTTTGCTGACAGCCGTTAAAAATGGCGAGGTCACGCACATAGCCATGGCACATAAATACGTTGCCACGCACATCTGTGATTTGGCCAAGCGTAATATCAGGCATCGGTTGTATGGTCATGCACTACGTTTGCTGGCCAACCCGGTAGCACGTGCTAAGCCATTGCACTGGAGTGCTTATCTGTTGCTGAGCCTGACAAAAGGCGCGTTATCACGCGTGTCACTGGGTTTGATACGGTGA
- a CDS encoding WecB/TagA/CpsF family glycosyltransferase, whose amino-acid sequence MSTYLTTHSSHASESGARKALRVSAALVLVTALVPLFCFNSLAALICFKAPLRRQTWIDVSAQPVLLLGWQVGIFKRSAALLNVVSGRIRFVGNPLLRDGVSMPRVARLHSPCGQPGLFDCLWLHSLTGLSVDKPLALLHAQHNQSLLADILLVFKVLLCLGLYRKSASTPSSSELFGIPFSNTRMQVAVDWVVKDSAETDTQGCRSAYYINVNSVNLSAGNAQLYQVLQNSDRNFIDGSGMRIAARKAGMNLADNNNGTDMLPGLCQAAAENQRSLFLLGAQPGVAHKAAANLSQQYPGLRIAGVHHGYFDDDDQVVDCINQSGADIVLVALGSPRQELWIDNNKHKLQAQCALAVGGLFDFFSGNIARAPMWMRELGLEWVWRLIQEPKAKFNRYVLGNPIFLFRVYVLQQALRGL is encoded by the coding sequence ATGTCTACTTACTTAACCACACACTCATCACACGCAAGTGAGTCAGGTGCACGTAAAGCACTCAGAGTCAGCGCTGCATTGGTGTTAGTCACTGCTTTAGTGCCGTTGTTCTGTTTCAATTCTCTGGCTGCGCTAATCTGTTTCAAAGCACCACTGAGACGCCAGACCTGGATAGACGTGAGCGCTCAGCCAGTGTTGTTGCTCGGCTGGCAGGTCGGCATATTCAAGCGCAGCGCAGCGCTGTTAAATGTTGTGAGTGGTCGTATTCGGTTTGTTGGTAACCCGCTGCTACGTGACGGCGTGAGCATGCCTCGGGTGGCGCGTTTACACTCACCCTGTGGTCAGCCTGGACTATTCGATTGTCTCTGGTTACATAGCCTGACCGGGCTCAGTGTGGATAAGCCGCTTGCTTTGCTCCATGCGCAGCACAACCAGTCTTTGTTAGCAGATATTTTATTAGTATTTAAGGTGCTCTTGTGTCTGGGCTTGTATCGCAAATCGGCAAGTACCCCGTCGAGCAGTGAATTGTTTGGTATTCCGTTTAGTAACACGCGTATGCAGGTTGCAGTGGATTGGGTTGTAAAAGACTCGGCGGAAACAGATACACAGGGGTGCCGTTCGGCTTACTACATCAACGTCAACTCGGTTAATTTATCGGCTGGTAACGCACAGCTCTATCAGGTACTGCAAAACAGTGACCGGAACTTTATTGATGGGTCGGGTATGCGGATCGCGGCCCGAAAAGCGGGCATGAACCTGGCCGACAACAATAATGGTACCGACATGCTGCCCGGGCTTTGTCAGGCTGCCGCTGAAAATCAACGTTCTCTGTTTTTACTCGGTGCACAGCCCGGTGTCGCACACAAAGCCGCTGCCAACTTGAGTCAACAATACCCGGGGTTGCGCATTGCGGGTGTGCACCACGGCTACTTCGATGATGATGATCAGGTTGTCGACTGTATTAATCAAAGTGGTGCCGACATTGTACTGGTCGCCTTGGGTTCGCCTCGCCAGGAACTCTGGATAGATAACAACAAGCATAAACTCCAGGCGCAGTGTGCGCTGGCGGTCGGCGGCTTATTCGATTTTTTCTCCGGCAATATAGCGCGTGCCCCCATGTGGATGAGAGAGCTGGGCCTTGAATGGGTTTGGCGTCTGATCCAGGAGCCCAAAGCCAAGTTTAACCGCTATGTACTCGGTAACCCGATTTTCCTATTCCGTGTTTATGTTTTACAACAAGCTTTGCGAGGACTTTAA
- a CDS encoding lipopolysaccharide biosynthesis protein → MTHSSSTMRTLLSNTSYLIGAEVVAKASRLISIMAMAACLSATEYGTAMLALTLHEVLRLLLRSGAGAQVIRASDDELPAFLKNGLLLQWLLCGALCVVQILVALASTWLFPGQDMMHLVALMALTYLVFPLVCNQVFLMQRRNQMGLFGLISSVCIITENLALAAALYLDAGLLAVVIGKWAFTLLWLGCFAFMQSSPLAGAYSRAVFSRLLRASTQLAGSEILRSLRVNMDMFVAARLLTPELFGLYSFAKSVGVGLAISVAQAYTTALYPFVCKLKNAGSFERRHRHLLLAITAAVSAIFIFQALLVPWYVPVLFSDNWQGSFTTSALLCLIATTTVWVDSYAMMLRANGHYARECQLNAYCLLISLTGLLMIQPGQPVLLAAVLVSCSALWLLFPAADIALKRCHVSAAKSSS, encoded by the coding sequence ATGACTCACTCATCCAGCACAATGCGGACCCTGCTCAGCAACACTTCGTACCTGATTGGTGCAGAAGTGGTTGCCAAGGCTTCGCGGCTGATCAGCATCATGGCCATGGCGGCCTGCTTGTCTGCGACCGAATATGGTACAGCCATGCTTGCGCTGACACTGCATGAAGTGCTGAGACTCCTGCTTCGCTCAGGCGCGGGGGCACAGGTGATCCGTGCCAGCGATGATGAATTGCCCGCATTTTTAAAAAATGGTCTATTACTTCAATGGCTGCTTTGTGGCGCTTTGTGTGTGGTGCAAATACTTGTTGCACTGGCGAGTACCTGGCTATTTCCTGGCCAGGACATGATGCACCTGGTCGCCCTGATGGCTCTGACTTATCTAGTCTTCCCATTGGTGTGTAATCAGGTCTTTCTGATGCAACGCCGAAACCAGATGGGTTTGTTTGGCCTGATCAGCAGCGTTTGTATCATCACCGAAAACCTGGCCCTGGCCGCTGCACTTTATCTTGATGCAGGCCTGTTGGCCGTCGTGATTGGTAAATGGGCGTTTACGTTACTGTGGCTTGGCTGCTTTGCCTTCATGCAGTCTTCGCCCCTGGCTGGCGCGTACAGTCGGGCCGTTTTTTCCCGGCTGCTGCGGGCATCAACACAACTGGCTGGCAGTGAGATCCTGCGCTCACTGCGTGTCAACATGGACATGTTTGTGGCGGCTCGCCTGCTAACCCCAGAGCTGTTCGGTTTATATAGTTTTGCTAAAAGTGTGGGCGTCGGGCTGGCGATATCCGTGGCCCAAGCCTACACCACTGCGCTCTACCCGTTTGTCTGCAAGCTTAAAAATGCAGGCAGCTTTGAGCGCAGACATCGTCACCTGTTGCTGGCCATCACGGCCGCAGTCTCTGCCATTTTCATCTTTCAGGCGTTACTGGTGCCCTGGTACGTACCGGTGTTATTCAGCGACAACTGGCAAGGCAGCTTTACCACCAGCGCACTGCTGTGCCTGATAGCGACAACGACCGTGTGGGTAGATAGCTACGCGATGATGCTTCGCGCCAATGGTCATTATGCACGAGAGTGCCAGCTTAACGCATATTGTTTACTGATTTCTCTGACAGGGCTGTTAATGATACAGCCAGGTCAGCCCGTTTTACTTGCTGCTGTTTTGGTCAGTTGCAGTGCTTTGTGGCTGCTCTTCCCGGCGGCAGACATTGCACTGAAACGCTGTCACGTCAGCGCAGCAAAATCTTCTTCATGA
- a CDS encoding sigma-54-dependent transcriptional regulator, whose product MEPVTNITLLFVDDEPLILRSLTRALKNEPYTVFTASSGEEGLALLEQHPIDVVVSDKMMPNMSGIEFLAQVAERFPDTIRMMLTAFTEVEDLIDAINQGKVWGYMQKPFDIGNIKLTLEQAVQTKMLVAERNMLRASLQRYHSSIKSQFYRFVGGSIAMQMVYKAIEKAGPSQANVFITGPSGTGKELAADAIHRASTRKDKPLVCINCAAIPSELMESEIFGHIKGAFSGAVTNRDGAATQADGGTLFLDEIGEMDMNLQAKILRFVQSGTFQKVGSGKEEKVDVRFICATNREPHQAIADQRLREDLFYRLNVIAIDLPALHERDHDALQIAQHFLSKFSEIENKVFVGFSSAAEQLIVNYDWPGNVRQLENLIHSCVVMSDGPLITEDTLQMQLKLKPSDAQALLNGQSGNASVTQSTPMPQPVAVQESGYAAPQSSDVPSANQICSLAEVERIAIEKAIAACDDNVVKAASLLEVSPSTLYRKIQQWGDNKTGA is encoded by the coding sequence ATGGAACCGGTTACTAACATTACCTTGCTGTTCGTCGATGACGAACCCCTTATTCTACGCTCCCTCACCCGCGCGCTTAAAAATGAGCCCTATACAGTGTTCACTGCGTCAAGTGGAGAAGAAGGCCTGGCCTTGTTAGAACAACACCCTATCGACGTCGTTGTCTCAGATAAAATGATGCCCAATATGTCCGGCATTGAGTTTCTGGCTCAGGTCGCCGAGCGCTTTCCGGACACCATTCGCATGATGCTCACCGCCTTCACCGAAGTGGAAGACCTCATTGATGCCATTAACCAGGGCAAGGTATGGGGCTATATGCAAAAGCCCTTCGACATCGGCAATATCAAACTCACACTCGAGCAGGCCGTTCAGACCAAAATGTTGGTCGCTGAACGGAATATGTTGCGGGCCAGCCTGCAGCGCTATCATAGCTCAATCAAATCGCAGTTTTATCGCTTTGTAGGGGGCTCCATTGCCATGCAAATGGTGTATAAAGCCATCGAAAAAGCCGGCCCCAGTCAGGCCAATGTATTTATCACCGGGCCCAGTGGAACCGGTAAAGAGCTGGCCGCCGATGCCATTCACCGCGCCAGTACGCGCAAAGATAAGCCGCTGGTGTGTATCAACTGTGCTGCGATCCCCAGTGAACTGATGGAATCAGAAATCTTTGGTCACATTAAAGGCGCATTCTCGGGGGCCGTCACGAACCGCGATGGCGCTGCCACACAAGCCGACGGCGGCACCCTGTTTTTAGATGAAATCGGCGAAATGGACATGAACCTGCAGGCTAAGATCTTGCGTTTTGTCCAGTCAGGTACTTTCCAGAAGGTCGGCAGCGGCAAAGAAGAAAAGGTCGATGTGCGTTTTATCTGTGCGACCAACCGTGAACCGCATCAGGCCATTGCCGATCAGCGGTTACGTGAAGACTTGTTTTACCGTCTGAACGTCATTGCCATTGATTTGCCCGCATTGCATGAACGAGATCACGATGCCTTGCAAATTGCGCAGCACTTTTTGAGCAAGTTCAGTGAAATCGAGAACAAAGTCTTTGTTGGTTTTTCATCTGCCGCCGAACAACTCATCGTAAATTATGACTGGCCGGGTAATGTACGTCAGCTCGAAAACCTGATCCACAGCTGTGTGGTAATGTCCGATGGTCCCCTCATCACCGAAGACACGTTACAAATGCAGCTTAAGCTCAAGCCGAGCGATGCCCAGGCTTTACTCAATGGTCAATCAGGCAACGCCTCTGTAACTCAGAGCACACCAATGCCGCAACCGGTGGCAGTGCAGGAAAGTGGCTATGCAGCCCCACAGTCATCAGATGTCCCCTCTGCCAATCAGATTTGTTCTCTCGCCGAGGTTGAACGTATCGCCATAGAAAAGGCCATTGCAGCATGCGATGACAATGTGGTGAAAGCAGCCAGTTTACTAGAAGTCAGCCCGTCAACGCTGTATCGCAAAATACAGCAATGGGGAGACAATAAAACCGGCGCCTGA
- a CDS encoding LruC domain-containing protein, producing MMKLLNPLYPLMTCGLLSFAASAVEQIEGQYVWQFQSGEAWPTGYNQSTGKPDSLIYARDEYSPEFFQRIQNALPEARINEAFITGDEGSTIHLVEDAEVFVTFIHEGAGYKNSFGYFTFDPENPPQSPEEVQETIVFPNLSYPHLTNGHRVSIGEFPAGTSIGFFIAANGFWYYTGVKPFQIPYYYSLSDLNPESNETLRQHCVLLLDEEEQEVVIGFEDLPRTWGDNDFNDAVFSVKSSPATAISALNLTVMPEQNDSDADGIEDEQDEFPNDFNRAYSQYYPSAEGVTTLAFEDNWPARGDHDMNDLVVKQRIRFTYNADNQISGFIINGWITARGAAYQNGFGLRLMNSNPALIEQATLTVDGQSYDKTAEDGQTNAVLSLWSNTHVFTTTGQSGQCQHFNTVMTCDYFEPVPYTFDVSFEQTLDALSINDFDFFLYRTQDRSLEIHMADFPPTDKFDANRFGTADDTSDAQAGRYFRTAENLPWALMISNDWHYPREYLDVIWAYPAYETWVESNGEQAQDWFMTNERTTHTFSAH from the coding sequence ATGATGAAACTGCTTAACCCACTTTACCCTTTGATGACCTGCGGACTGCTGTCTTTTGCAGCCTCTGCAGTCGAACAGATAGAGGGTCAATATGTCTGGCAATTCCAATCTGGTGAAGCCTGGCCAACAGGCTACAACCAGTCTACCGGCAAGCCCGACTCACTGATTTATGCACGTGACGAATACAGTCCGGAGTTCTTCCAGCGCATTCAAAACGCACTGCCTGAAGCGAGAATTAACGAGGCCTTCATTACAGGTGACGAAGGGTCTACCATACACCTGGTTGAAGATGCTGAAGTGTTTGTAACGTTTATCCACGAAGGCGCGGGCTACAAAAACTCCTTTGGTTACTTTACCTTCGACCCGGAGAATCCGCCACAATCACCTGAAGAGGTGCAGGAGACTATCGTGTTTCCAAATCTCAGCTACCCACATCTGACCAATGGCCACCGGGTTAGTATTGGCGAGTTTCCGGCAGGCACCAGCATTGGCTTCTTTATTGCGGCAAACGGCTTTTGGTATTACACCGGCGTAAAACCATTTCAGATCCCTTATTACTATTCATTGTCTGATCTCAACCCGGAAAGTAACGAGACCTTGCGTCAGCACTGCGTGTTATTGCTGGATGAAGAAGAGCAGGAAGTGGTCATCGGCTTCGAAGACTTACCCCGCACCTGGGGAGACAACGACTTTAATGATGCGGTATTCAGCGTAAAAAGCTCACCCGCGACTGCCATATCCGCCCTCAACCTGACGGTCATGCCAGAGCAAAACGACAGCGATGCCGACGGCATTGAAGACGAACAAGATGAATTTCCTAACGACTTTAACCGGGCCTACAGCCAATATTATCCGAGCGCAGAAGGGGTCACGACACTCGCATTCGAAGATAACTGGCCTGCCCGCGGTGACCATGACATGAACGACCTGGTAGTTAAACAACGCATTCGCTTTACCTACAATGCGGATAACCAGATCAGCGGTTTCATCATCAATGGTTGGATCACGGCACGCGGTGCAGCTTACCAGAATGGTTTCGGTCTGCGTCTTATGAACAGTAACCCTGCACTGATTGAACAAGCCACACTCACGGTTGACGGTCAAAGCTATGACAAAACGGCAGAAGACGGACAAACCAACGCCGTGTTGTCATTGTGGAGCAATACCCATGTCTTCACCACCACAGGTCAGTCTGGCCAGTGCCAGCACTTTAATACGGTGATGACCTGCGATTACTTTGAACCTGTACCATACACCTTCGATGTCAGCTTTGAACAAACCCTGGATGCACTGAGCATCAACGATTTCGATTTCTTCCTGTACAGAACCCAAGATCGTTCACTGGAAATCCACATGGCAGATTTCCCGCCAACCGACAAGTTTGATGCTAACCGCTTTGGTACAGCCGATGATACCTCAGATGCACAAGCGGGCCGCTACTTCAGAACAGCCGAGAACCTGCCCTGGGCCTTAATGATCAGTAATGACTGGCACTATCCCAGAGAATATCTCGACGTAATCTGGGCGTATCCTGCCTACGAAACCTGGGTGGAAAGCAATGGCGAACAGGCTCAGGACTGGTTTATGACCAACGAACGCACCACCCATACGTTCAGCGCACACTAA
- a CDS encoding alpha/beta hydrolase: MIKRALTLSLLLLSFNLLASMKTMPYEIPRTQVVPLTQADTNHQYQLIIQLPENYTAEKHHPVLYYTDAAWHIEMLASAAYFLMEDAILVGISWQTNMPAPLMKEEGAHISRFRDYSFAPSSNPENQAKYQFGGANAHIDFIRSQVKPYIEQHYRVKPDSDSYFGYSMGGLFGAYTLLTQPDTFDNYLLGSPSVWRLAQLIKTRKKALSKAKANVYLSHGTEEAKLSPHINDFYTFLNQQNNPSMHVELAVIEGTHQTAAPLTGVRAVKWLSERTAAGVSL, encoded by the coding sequence ATGATAAAACGCGCCCTGACACTATCCCTGTTACTGCTGTCTTTTAATCTACTAGCCAGCATGAAAACGATGCCCTATGAAATACCGCGAACTCAGGTTGTGCCGCTGACTCAAGCTGATACTAACCACCAATATCAACTCATCATCCAGCTTCCGGAAAATTACACTGCGGAAAAACACCATCCCGTACTGTATTACACCGATGCCGCCTGGCACATCGAAATGCTGGCATCTGCCGCCTATTTTCTGATGGAAGACGCCATCCTGGTCGGGATTTCCTGGCAAACCAATATGCCAGCTCCCCTGATGAAAGAAGAGGGAGCCCATATCAGCCGCTTTAGAGATTACTCTTTTGCACCGTCGAGCAACCCCGAGAATCAGGCAAAATACCAGTTTGGCGGGGCCAACGCACACATCGACTTTATCCGCAGTCAGGTCAAGCCCTACATTGAACAGCACTATCGCGTTAAACCCGACAGCGACAGTTACTTTGGATACTCCATGGGTGGGCTATTTGGCGCTTACACACTCCTGACACAGCCAGATACTTTTGATAATTATCTGCTGGGCAGCCCTTCAGTATGGCGGCTGGCGCAACTCATCAAAACCCGCAAAAAAGCCTTGAGCAAAGCGAAAGCCAATGTTTACCTCTCCCACGGTACTGAGGAAGCCAAGCTGAGCCCGCACATTAATGACTTTTATACATTTTTAAATCAGCAGAATAACCCTTCTATGCATGTAGAACTGGCCGTCATAGAAGGTACACACCAAACTGCCGCGCCATTGACCGGCGTCCGTGCCGTCAAATGGCTATCAGAGCGCACTGCCGCAGGAGTATCGCTATGA
- a CDS encoding polysaccharide pyruvyl transferase family protein has product MAAKNKAYIVGYYGMRNSGDDALMLASAMGARHFLGSEQITVSAPDDDALVNQIGCVGQQPLLFRGHQRLWHYRHAYGAQHVIFGGGSVLHSSRDIALKRHMMALSGRKQSMALGVGIEPFKTLDDENQCKKFLYECGLVTLRDKQSYDIAEALAPHANLKHTFDLAPSLLHHLQGKLNPVKRQGIAFNFCPQSIDAFGNVNEHNELRRIAKAVDLITTVWSFTNEDIYLVDLNDQTQGSDRAIHDKIVARLPEYVNVKRVSYVPNPASILQCMAMFRVMVGMRLHAQIYAYMTQTPFISLQYHAKCTQWCEQIGLPLQYAFDANEFSPDTLFRVMYRGLERGFDAPSLALNQAITLSLSNWSENYEHYSIHSRYSTVQ; this is encoded by the coding sequence ATGGCAGCAAAAAACAAAGCATATATTGTCGGCTACTACGGCATGCGCAACAGCGGTGACGATGCGCTCATGCTGGCATCAGCAATGGGAGCCCGGCATTTTCTGGGCAGTGAACAGATCACTGTCAGCGCGCCTGACGATGACGCACTGGTGAATCAGATTGGCTGTGTTGGACAGCAGCCACTGCTGTTTCGTGGTCACCAGCGGTTATGGCACTACCGTCATGCGTATGGGGCACAGCACGTTATTTTTGGTGGTGGCTCTGTGCTACATAGTAGCCGCGACATTGCGCTTAAGCGTCATATGATGGCACTGAGTGGTCGTAAGCAGTCCATGGCACTGGGCGTTGGCATTGAGCCATTCAAAACACTGGATGATGAAAACCAGTGTAAAAAGTTTCTGTACGAATGTGGACTGGTTACCTTACGTGACAAACAAAGCTATGACATTGCCGAGGCGCTGGCACCTCATGCGAACCTGAAGCACACGTTTGATCTTGCGCCTTCTTTATTGCATCACCTGCAAGGTAAATTGAATCCGGTTAAGCGCCAGGGGATTGCATTTAATTTTTGCCCACAATCTATCGATGCGTTTGGCAATGTGAATGAGCACAACGAGTTGCGTCGTATTGCGAAAGCGGTTGATCTGATCACGACTGTGTGGAGCTTTACTAACGAAGACATTTACCTGGTTGATTTGAATGATCAAACACAAGGCAGCGACAGAGCCATTCACGACAAAATAGTTGCTCGCCTGCCTGAGTATGTGAATGTGAAGCGGGTCAGCTATGTGCCGAACCCTGCCAGTATTTTACAGTGTATGGCGATGTTCCGGGTGATGGTCGGCATGCGACTGCATGCGCAAATATACGCCTATATGACACAAACGCCGTTTATCAGTCTGCAATATCACGCCAAATGCACACAGTGGTGTGAACAAATTGGCTTGCCGCTGCAGTATGCGTTTGACGCCAATGAATTTAGTCCGGATACGTTATTTCGGGTGATGTATCGCGGCCTGGAGCGCGGTTTCGATGCCCCCAGTCTGGCCCTCAATCAGGCTATCACTTTATCTCTTTCTAACTGGAGCGAAAACTATGAACACTATTCAATTCACAGTCGTTATTCCACTGTACAATAA
- a CDS encoding sugar transferase: protein MYSIKKTTATQYNTMSSSASEQTKTDGRHHGIPACLQRLAAITGLLLLSPFLLVLIALIKLESQGPCVYKQVRVGKLGRRFTMYKFRSMYMPEDPRFRNPDPAQSDREGVCAKYRNDPRITRIGAFIRKYSIDELPQLMNVVRGDMLLIGPRPALEKEVHAYQPHELGRLNSEQGLTGLWQVTGRADTTFAQQVQLDKRYISEQSALNDVTILLKTIPCVIGAKGAY from the coding sequence ATGTATAGCATCAAAAAAACCACTGCAACTCAGTACAATACAATGTCATCATCTGCTTCTGAGCAAACCAAAACAGATGGTCGTCACCATGGTATTCCAGCCTGTTTACAGCGCCTGGCTGCGATTACTGGATTACTTTTACTCAGCCCGTTTTTACTGGTACTTATAGCACTGATCAAGCTGGAAAGTCAGGGGCCATGTGTATACAAACAGGTTCGGGTAGGTAAACTGGGCCGCCGTTTTACCATGTATAAGTTTCGTTCTATGTACATGCCGGAGGATCCGCGCTTTCGTAATCCAGACCCGGCACAAAGCGACCGTGAAGGTGTGTGTGCTAAATATCGTAATGATCCGCGTATTACCCGTATTGGTGCTTTCATTCGCAAGTACTCAATCGACGAGTTACCCCAGCTGATGAATGTGGTACGGGGAGATATGTTGCTAATAGGTCCGCGCCCAGCGCTGGAAAAAGAAGTACACGCATACCAGCCACATGAGTTAGGTCGCCTTAACAGTGAGCAGGGACTGACTGGCTTATGGCAGGTCACCGGCCGCGCCGACACGACTTTTGCACAGCAGGTGCAACTGGACAAGCGCTACATCAGCGAGCAAAGTGCGCTGAATGATGTCACCATTTTGCTTAAGACCATCCCTTGCGTCATTGGTGCCAAAGGAGCCTACTAA
- a CDS encoding PD40 domain-containing protein, whose translation MKSNAFKIAIASMLFASGQSHAEAEFAPVTGPLMGQTPPGMIAEPFAPGLISRGDWEIEGVFAPGMQEFYFTLDRGVYAGPDKTGFRPTVIGFRQQNNQWVKFTEFLRTGEVSFSPDGQRMHMAEDYRERQGNGWSEPQSLGPMFDREDWGIMRLSASSKGTYVFDDYKSKVVRISELVNGQRQAPRIMNKVVNSGEMTAHPFIAPDESYLIWDSKRKDGFGDSDLYISFKQKDGNWGRAINMGPAVNSDKWDAYATVTPDGKYLLFNRGVSDDNKNVDIYWVDASIIDTLRARQ comes from the coding sequence ATGAAATCCAATGCATTCAAAATCGCCATCGCCAGCATGCTGTTTGCGAGCGGTCAATCTCACGCAGAAGCGGAATTCGCCCCCGTCACGGGGCCTCTGATGGGCCAGACACCACCCGGCATGATTGCCGAGCCCTTTGCGCCGGGTCTGATCTCCAGAGGTGACTGGGAAATTGAAGGGGTGTTTGCACCGGGCATGCAGGAGTTTTACTTTACCCTTGACCGGGGCGTCTATGCGGGCCCAGATAAAACGGGCTTTCGTCCAACCGTGATTGGCTTCAGGCAGCAAAACAACCAATGGGTCAAGTTCACTGAGTTTTTACGCACCGGCGAGGTCAGCTTCTCACCCGATGGTCAGCGTATGCATATGGCAGAAGACTACCGGGAACGTCAGGGCAACGGCTGGTCAGAGCCCCAGAGTCTGGGCCCGATGTTTGACCGCGAAGACTGGGGCATTATGCGCTTGTCCGCTTCCAGCAAAGGCACTTATGTCTTTGATGATTATAAAAGCAAGGTAGTGCGCATTTCTGAGCTTGTAAACGGCCAGCGACAAGCACCTCGGATCATGAACAAAGTAGTCAACTCGGGTGAAATGACCGCCCACCCTTTTATCGCCCCCGATGAAAGCTATCTGATCTGGGACAGTAAACGCAAAGACGGATTTGGGGATTCCGACCTCTATATCAGCTTTAAACAAAAAGACGGCAACTGGGGGCGCGCTATCAATATGGGCCCTGCCGTCAACTCAGATAAATGGGATGCCTATGCCACTGTCACACCTGATGGTAAGTATCTGTTATTTAACCGAGGTGTCAGTGACGACAACAAGAATGTTGATATCTATTGGGTGGATGCCAGCATCATTGACACCCTCAGAGCACGACAATAA